Proteins found in one Gigantopelta aegis isolate Gae_Host chromosome 12, Gae_host_genome, whole genome shotgun sequence genomic segment:
- the LOC121385978 gene encoding uncharacterized protein LOC121385978, producing MSQCRAYVVTVDNMLQIADQIQHNHTAVPFIKHVDMFKAKLMDRAKMETTPIPKIYADEISNLRKNHNIVPDGLLAEIPHFSAIKTILYRQQHKSLPRLSQTRQDINLGEWTCTEGGDPFVHRVEGGDLILIFTTDKNLELCDADVVLSDGTFSSAPKLFNQLYTIHAESQGHMFPLVYSLIPNRTEDTYVRTFQYLQEACHDLGFHLNPRTFQMDFERSAHNAVQTVFPTTQLRGCFFHYTQCIWRRTQKVGLATEYSENDEIQKVVRRASTLPMVPLDKIEDVWADTIADSPQGAQVTQLMDYVTNTWIEGPLSPEMWNHFGNDSHRTNNHLEGWYHKINKIVQKGHLNIFEVVGLLKREQSVMEVKMHQLDGHWRAPA from the coding sequence ATGTCGCAATGCAGAGCCTACGTTGTAACTGTGGACAACATGCTCCAGATTGCAGACCAGATACAGCACAACCACACGGCGGTGCCATTTATTAAGCACGTTGATATGTTCAAAGCGAAACTCATGGACCGAGCTAAAATGGAAACAACGCCAATTCCTAAGATTTACGCCGATGAGATTTCCAATCTCAGAAAGAACCACAACATTGTTCCTGATGGATTGTTAGCCGAGATTCCACATTTTAGTGCCATCAAGACGATACTATACCGACAGCAACACAAATCCCTACCCCGACTATCCCAGACAAGACAGGATATCAATTTAGGAGAGTGGACCTGCACCGAGGGAGGAGATCCTTTTGTACACCGAGTTGAAGGAGGAGACCTAATACTGATCTTCACAACTGACAAGAACTTGGAGTTGTGTGATGCTGATGTTGTATTATCAGATGGAACATTTTCTTCAGCACCCAAACTGTTCAATCAGTTGTACACCATACATGCCGAGTCCCAAGGTCATATGTTTCCTCTTGTGTATTCACTGATCCCAAACCGCACAGAAGACACATATGTACGGACATTTCAATACCTTCAAGAGGCTTGCCATGATCTGGGTTTCCATTTAAATCCGAGGACCTTTCAGATGGATTTCGAAAGATCGGCCCATAACGCTGTTCAAACTGTATTTCCCACTACACAACTGAGAGGCTGTTTCTTTCACTACACTCAGTGTATTTGGCGCCGTACACAAAAGGTAGGCCTGGCAACAGAATATTCTGAGAACGATGAAATACAAAAAGTAGTAAGACGTGCTTCAACTCTTCCGATGGTTCCATTGGATAAAATTGAGGATGTTTGGGCTGACACAATTGCTGACAGTCCCCAAGGTGCACAGGTGACACAACTGATGGACTATGTTACGAACACGTGGATAGAAGGACCATTGTCACCAGAAATGTGGAACCATTTTGGCAATGATAGTCACCGTACCAATAACCACTTGGAAGGATGGtatcataaaataaacaaaattgtccAGAAGGGTCATCTGAACATTTTTGAGGTGGTAGGGCTTCTAAAACGTGAGCAGTCTGTAATGGAAGTAAAAATGCACCAACTGGATGGTCACTGGCGAGCTCCGGCATGA